The proteins below are encoded in one region of Caulobacter henricii:
- the chrA gene encoding chromate efflux transporter — translation MTRSSPSFAEALGVWLKIGCLGFGGPAGQIALLHRTVVEEKGWIDEARFAHALSFCMLLPGPEAQQLAVWLGWRLHGVRGGVAAGLLFILPGLAVMLSLSALYIVYGRSEWAGPVLLGLKAAVVALVTQAVLRIGGRAVRDRVGALMAVAAFGLMSFTIVPFPVLILVAGLIGWVLGRGATAELVAIESTPRRGTLRTVLVWLVVWLAPVLTALILAPDSVVARMGAIFSGLAVVSFGGAYAALAYLGQAASALGWLTPVQMLDGLGLAETTPGPLLLVFVFFGFVGAYQAAAPEWAWIAGLAGGLMAAWATFAPSFLWIFAGGPFVERLRGRPRPARALSMVSAAAVGVIAQLALWFATHLLFRTGESLAWGALKVTVPDLASLDAGALGLTVLALGLTFALRLPMLALVVVMVLAGLVLKGIGLT, via the coding sequence ATGACCCGAAGTTCGCCGAGCTTTGCCGAGGCCCTGGGAGTCTGGCTGAAGATCGGCTGCCTCGGTTTTGGTGGACCGGCGGGCCAGATCGCCCTGCTGCACAGGACTGTTGTCGAGGAAAAGGGCTGGATCGATGAGGCGCGGTTCGCCCATGCCTTGAGCTTCTGCATGCTCCTGCCCGGACCGGAGGCCCAGCAGTTGGCCGTCTGGCTGGGCTGGCGTCTGCACGGGGTGCGGGGTGGCGTCGCGGCGGGACTGTTGTTCATCCTGCCCGGCCTGGCCGTCATGCTGAGCCTATCGGCGCTCTATATCGTCTATGGGCGGTCGGAATGGGCCGGGCCGGTGCTGCTGGGACTCAAGGCGGCGGTTGTCGCCCTGGTGACCCAGGCCGTGTTGCGGATCGGCGGACGCGCCGTCCGGGATCGGGTCGGTGCCCTGATGGCGGTCGCCGCCTTTGGGCTGATGAGCTTCACCATCGTGCCGTTTCCCGTCCTGATCCTTGTAGCCGGTCTGATCGGCTGGGTTCTTGGCCGGGGCGCAACGGCGGAGCTGGTGGCGATAGAGTCCACGCCGCGCCGCGGAACCCTTAGAACTGTCCTGGTCTGGCTGGTCGTCTGGCTGGCCCCCGTTCTGACCGCCCTGATTCTGGCACCCGACTCCGTGGTGGCGCGGATGGGTGCCATCTTCAGCGGACTGGCCGTGGTCAGCTTCGGCGGAGCCTATGCGGCCCTGGCCTATCTGGGTCAGGCGGCTTCGGCCCTCGGCTGGCTGACGCCTGTCCAGATGCTGGACGGCCTTGGTCTGGCCGAGACGACGCCCGGACCCCTGCTGCTGGTCTTTGTCTTTTTCGGCTTTGTCGGGGCCTATCAGGCCGCCGCGCCGGAATGGGCCTGGATCGCCGGGCTCGCGGGCGGTCTGATGGCAGCCTGGGCGACCTTCGCGCCGTCGTTCCTGTGGATCTTCGCCGGCGGGCCCTTCGTCGAGCGCCTGCGTGGCCGGCCGCGACCGGCCCGGGCCCTGTCGATGGTGTCGGCGGCGGCGGTCGGGGTCATTGCCCAGCTGGCCCTGTGGTTTGCGACCCATCTGCTGTTCCGCACGGGTGAATCTCTGGCCTGGGGTGCCTTGAAGGTGACAGTCCCGGATCTCGCCAGTCTTGATGCCGGGGCCCTGGGGCTGACGGTTTTGGCCCTGGGTCTGACCTTTGCCCTGCGCCTGCCGATGCTGGCCCTGGTGGTGGTGATGGTCCTGGCCGGACTGGTGCTAAAGGGGATTGGATTGACTTGA
- the phaH gene encoding phasin PhaH, translating to MVSSLSFLPEFKSERVDPETAPHVMVGAASPLWLMFGGAAAAGAAWWWWASRWREAVNLEAHAGRAPEPVAEAAAAPVVDPPVELVAEPVAFVAEEPLETLDTPEEAADAVLAPEVEIPAVVEAEAAVIEAVELVAVVEPVVEPERVAETESPDLNASLEIQADDLTRLVGIGPKLAASLTELGVTRFAQIAAWTTEDIQSIDQLLNLKGRADRDAWVAQAKRFAATVEA from the coding sequence ATGGTTTCCTCCTTGTCTTTCCTTCCCGAGTTCAAGTCCGAGCGGGTTGATCCCGAAACGGCACCCCATGTGATGGTCGGGGCGGCCTCGCCCCTGTGGCTGATGTTCGGGGGCGCTGCCGCCGCCGGAGCGGCCTGGTGGTGGTGGGCCTCACGCTGGCGCGAGGCGGTCAATCTTGAAGCCCACGCCGGTCGCGCCCCTGAGCCTGTAGCCGAAGCCGCAGCCGCGCCCGTCGTCGATCCGCCGGTTGAGCTAGTGGCCGAGCCGGTCGCCTTTGTCGCCGAGGAGCCGCTCGAAACCCTGGACACGCCGGAGGAAGCCGCCGATGCGGTTCTGGCCCCCGAGGTCGAGATCCCGGCGGTGGTCGAGGCTGAAGCGGCCGTGATCGAGGCCGTTGAGCTTGTGGCCGTGGTCGAACCCGTCGTCGAGCCCGAGCGCGTCGCCGAAACCGAAAGCCCTGATCTGAACGCCAGCCTCGAGATCCAGGCCGATGACCTGACCCGGCTGGTCGGGATCGGCCCCAAGCTGGCGGCTTCCCTGACTGAACTGGGCGTAACGCGCTTTGCCCAGATCGCCGCCTGGACCACCGAGGACATCCAGTCGATCGATCAGCTGCTCAATCTCAAGGGTCGGGCCGACCGCGATGCCTGGGTGGCCCAGGCCAAGCGCTTTGCCGCCACCGTCGAGGCCTGA
- a CDS encoding alpha/beta hydrolase family protein: MRLDPRPLAAAAAAVLLGLTAPSLQAAPLPAKVFADPPAISNVQISRDGKHIVALTSQNGQSPMISVWSTDALDKPPAVISAAKVRILGVSFLKNDRLLVRTIQTFTVGNIKTHLSRQYVSDLEGKSWSTLLPDGRTRSESDAFQAKFDDAGVIDFLPADPRNIVVEDRRQDTRGDILKLDIYSGVTERLMRGSERFGGFQVDLKGEIRTRQELGYDNGAVYFAQWIRDPASGEWSEHFRWYAKDREPVAIVGFTDDPNILYISSSKGRDKAGLYVYDIKARQIVEPLLEHKLFDAGGIVTSTAKADYGRVLGFSYSGATNTTYWTDETFSALNKSLRAALGIKTSVVNWTDPATGAATRLPVAEGADAAITDWSEDLKHFIVEKSGPANPGEYYLLDTSGTLKLLGKVRPDLDTAALGTTRLVQYPARDGLIIPAYLTTPPADQFGPGPYPTLIEPHGGPWARDYLDWDPAGWVQYFASRGYAVLQPQFRGSEGWGQKLWRAGDGEWGQKMQDDKDDGVRWLIDQKVAAPDKVAMFGYSYGGYAALAAAIRPNGLYRCAISGAGAGDLASIKQATFDNRFQREFQNPTIRGLDALEKARDSQIPLLIYHGDRDQIVDVKQSRKFVDALKTAGKPHRYLEIKDMGHQLATMEPAMVETQLVEIEKYLNTECGSGGIGASR; encoded by the coding sequence GTGAGACTAGACCCGCGCCCGCTCGCCGCAGCCGCAGCCGCCGTCCTACTGGGCCTGACGGCCCCTTCGCTCCAGGCCGCGCCACTACCGGCCAAGGTGTTCGCCGACCCGCCGGCCATCAGCAACGTGCAGATCTCGCGCGACGGCAAGCACATCGTCGCCCTGACCAGCCAGAACGGCCAGAGCCCGATGATCTCGGTCTGGAGCACGGACGCCCTGGACAAGCCGCCGGCCGTGATCTCGGCTGCCAAGGTCCGCATCCTGGGCGTCAGTTTTCTGAAGAATGACCGCCTGCTGGTGCGGACGATCCAGACCTTCACGGTCGGTAACATCAAGACCCACCTGAGCCGGCAATATGTCTCTGACCTGGAAGGCAAGTCCTGGAGCACGCTCCTGCCGGACGGTCGCACCCGTTCGGAGAGTGATGCCTTCCAGGCCAAGTTCGACGATGCCGGTGTGATCGACTTCCTGCCCGCTGATCCCCGCAACATCGTGGTCGAAGACCGGCGCCAGGATACCCGGGGCGACATCCTCAAGCTGGACATCTATTCGGGCGTTACCGAGCGGCTGATGCGCGGCTCCGAACGCTTCGGCGGCTTCCAGGTGGACCTCAAGGGTGAGATCCGTACCCGCCAGGAGCTGGGCTATGACAATGGCGCGGTCTATTTCGCCCAGTGGATCCGCGACCCGGCCAGCGGCGAGTGGTCCGAGCATTTCCGCTGGTATGCCAAGGACCGCGAGCCGGTTGCCATCGTCGGCTTCACCGACGATCCCAACATCCTCTACATCTCGTCCAGCAAGGGTCGCGACAAGGCCGGTCTCTATGTCTACGACATCAAGGCCCGGCAGATCGTCGAGCCCCTGCTCGAGCACAAGCTGTTCGACGCTGGCGGCATCGTCACCTCCACCGCCAAGGCTGACTATGGCCGGGTCCTGGGCTTCTCCTACTCGGGGGCGACCAACACCACCTACTGGACGGACGAGACTTTCTCGGCCCTGAACAAGAGCCTGCGCGCCGCCCTGGGCATCAAGACCAGCGTCGTCAACTGGACGGATCCAGCGACCGGGGCAGCGACGCGCCTGCCTGTCGCCGAAGGGGCCGATGCCGCGATCACCGACTGGTCGGAGGATCTGAAGCACTTCATCGTCGAGAAGTCGGGTCCGGCCAATCCGGGCGAGTACTATCTGCTCGACACCTCGGGGACGCTGAAACTGCTGGGCAAGGTGCGGCCCGATCTCGACACCGCCGCCCTGGGCACCACACGTCTCGTTCAATACCCGGCCCGTGACGGCCTGATCATCCCGGCCTATCTGACCACCCCGCCTGCCGACCAGTTCGGCCCCGGCCCCTATCCGACCCTGATCGAACCCCACGGCGGCCCCTGGGCACGGGACTATCTCGACTGGGATCCGGCCGGCTGGGTCCAGTACTTCGCCAGCCGCGGCTATGCGGTCCTGCAACCCCAGTTCCGCGGGTCCGAAGGCTGGGGCCAGAAGCTGTGGCGCGCCGGCGACGGCGAATGGGGCCAGAAAATGCAGGACGACAAGGATGACGGGGTCCGCTGGCTGATCGACCAGAAGGTCGCTGCGCCCGACAAGGTGGCCATGTTCGGCTATTCCTATGGCGGCTATGCAGCCCTGGCCGCCGCCATCCGGCCCAATGGTCTCTATCGTTGCGCCATCTCCGGTGCCGGAGCCGGCGACCTGGCCAGCATCAAGCAGGCCACCTTTGACAACCGCTTCCAGCGGGAGTTCCAGAACCCGACCATCCGGGGTCTTGATGCCCTTGAAAAGGCGCGGGACTCCCAGATCCCGCTACTGATCTATCATGGCGACCGCGACCAGATCGTCGACGTGAAGCAGTCGCGCAAGTTCGTCGACGCCCTGAAGACAGCCGGCAAGCCGCACCGCTATCTCGAGATCAAGGACATGGGCCACCAGCTGGCCACCATGGAACCCGCCATGGTCGAGACCCAGCTGGTCGAGATCGAGAAGTACCTGAACACCGAGTGCGGCAGCGGGGGCATCGGCGCGAGCCGATGA
- a CDS encoding TonB-dependent receptor domain-containing protein, with product MSNHRKHLLATTVMAGLAVTAFAPTLALAQAAAPLPTTADKPADVTEIEELVVTGSRIKRSEFNSPDPIQVISAEQGKLKGISTAAGLLQTSTIASGSPQVTSAISSAFVTDGGPGAETISLRGLGANRTLVLVNGRRTGPAGVRGGVSSVDLNVIPVSAIDRVDILKDGASSIYGSDAVAGVVNIITKRDTEGFEIDAFVSQPQDKGGEQSRGSISWGKTFDRGFLNVSYDYSKTAEQRIGDRSYTNCGRQYITDSSGKRKDTIDPRTGSAQCRDLLYDQIWLYDFSFAGLDGKLQFDYDGKLGGLIPRVPPGQAANYPGAPAGFYTVGYSDDPQAADNGVLDFNSPFNLESSLVPRNERSTIYAQGAFDITDSVEAYGELLLNRRATKSNGYRQFWSYFYTGDIDPFSKGFTGDFILSPTPVTNRARDGQRVDYQRFVGGLRGDFGKIDFLKGWDWDIFSQYSHSKGVYSRDVILKDAVDIGAFRTGSCAGQTTPISKKKCVDVSWVTPDFLAGKYTAAEEAFLFDNEAGKTIYKQLVIEGSTSGSLFKLPAGDVGAAFGFHYRKDSINDTPGAVTLAGNVWGSSTAGITKGDDLAREFFGELSIPLLKGLPFAENVELSLSGRHTKVNSYGEDDTYKVGLNWQIVPSLRLRATKGTSFRAPALFELYKNAETSFASQRTLDPCIRWATNLAQGNLPQYVANNCAAAGIPGTHSGAGSSATITAGGGKGALEAETSKAVTYGVIWTPSFANLNVAVDYFEIEVNDEITQLGAARIVSGCYRSLSFPNDPLCKLFTRTPGSNLINKVTNNYLNIAEQANRGIDLTVRYGQDLPWDTRLTVDLQSTWQLEDTTALFAGTTIDKNGFVGDPDWTGQLNFRLVKGDWTGFWGVDMVGKASDAEDYADKNAAGTTFYKIHTEFTAYHSLSLQKKFDDWSVLGGVANVFNEAPPAVSRGQGNYSTVGTSVLASQYDYYGRRVFLNITARF from the coding sequence ATGTCCAACCATCGTAAGCATCTTTTGGCCACCACGGTCATGGCCGGACTGGCGGTCACCGCCTTTGCGCCGACCCTGGCCCTCGCCCAGGCCGCCGCGCCCCTGCCGACCACCGCCGACAAGCCGGCGGACGTGACCGAGATCGAAGAGCTGGTCGTGACCGGCTCGCGCATCAAGCGCAGCGAATTCAACAGCCCCGACCCGATCCAGGTGATCAGTGCTGAACAGGGCAAGCTGAAGGGCATCTCGACCGCTGCGGGTCTGCTGCAGACCTCGACCATCGCCTCGGGTTCGCCGCAGGTGACCTCGGCCATCTCCAGCGCCTTCGTCACCGACGGTGGCCCCGGTGCTGAAACCATCTCGCTGCGCGGTCTGGGTGCCAACCGTACCCTCGTGCTGGTCAATGGTCGTCGCACCGGTCCGGCCGGCGTCCGCGGTGGCGTGTCCTCCGTCGACCTCAACGTCATTCCGGTGTCCGCGATCGACCGCGTCGACATTCTGAAGGACGGTGCCTCGTCGATCTACGGCTCCGACGCCGTCGCCGGCGTGGTCAACATCATCACCAAGCGCGATACGGAAGGCTTCGAGATCGATGCCTTCGTCAGCCAGCCCCAGGACAAGGGCGGCGAGCAGAGCCGCGGCAGCATCAGCTGGGGCAAGACCTTTGACCGCGGCTTCCTGAACGTCTCCTACGACTATTCGAAGACCGCCGAGCAGCGGATTGGTGATCGCAGCTACACCAACTGCGGCCGTCAATACATCACCGACTCCAGCGGCAAGCGGAAGGACACCATCGATCCCCGCACGGGTTCGGCCCAGTGCCGCGACCTGCTGTATGATCAGATCTGGCTCTATGACTTCAGCTTCGCCGGTCTCGATGGCAAGCTGCAGTTCGACTATGACGGCAAGCTGGGCGGCCTGATCCCCCGCGTGCCGCCGGGCCAGGCGGCCAACTATCCGGGCGCGCCGGCCGGCTTCTATACCGTGGGCTACAGCGATGATCCCCAGGCCGCCGACAACGGCGTTCTGGACTTCAATAGCCCGTTCAATCTCGAATCCTCGCTGGTGCCGCGCAACGAGCGCTCGACCATCTATGCCCAGGGCGCGTTCGACATCACCGACAGCGTCGAGGCCTATGGCGAACTGCTGCTGAACCGCCGCGCCACCAAGAGCAACGGCTATCGCCAGTTCTGGAGCTACTTCTACACCGGCGACATCGACCCGTTCAGCAAGGGCTTCACCGGCGACTTCATCCTGTCACCGACCCCGGTCACCAACCGGGCCCGCGACGGCCAGCGCGTTGACTATCAGCGCTTTGTCGGCGGCCTGCGCGGCGACTTCGGCAAGATCGATTTCCTGAAGGGTTGGGACTGGGACATCTTCAGCCAGTACAGCCACTCCAAGGGCGTCTATTCACGTGACGTGATCCTGAAAGACGCCGTTGATATCGGCGCTTTCCGCACCGGGTCTTGCGCGGGCCAGACGACACCGATCAGCAAGAAGAAGTGCGTCGACGTCAGCTGGGTCACGCCGGACTTCCTGGCCGGCAAGTACACGGCTGCCGAAGAAGCCTTCCTGTTCGACAATGAAGCCGGCAAGACCATCTACAAGCAACTGGTCATCGAAGGTTCGACCTCGGGTTCGCTGTTCAAGCTGCCGGCCGGTGACGTGGGCGCCGCCTTCGGCTTCCACTATCGCAAGGACTCGATCAACGACACGCCTGGTGCCGTCACTCTGGCCGGCAATGTGTGGGGCTCCTCCACGGCCGGCATCACCAAGGGCGACGACCTGGCGCGCGAGTTCTTCGGCGAGCTGAGCATTCCGCTGCTGAAGGGCCTGCCCTTCGCGGAGAATGTCGAGCTGTCGCTGTCGGGCCGTCATACCAAGGTCAACAGCTATGGTGAGGACGACACCTACAAGGTGGGTCTGAACTGGCAGATCGTGCCGTCGCTGCGCCTGCGGGCTACCAAGGGCACGTCGTTCCGCGCTCCGGCCCTGTTCGAACTCTACAAGAATGCCGAGACGAGCTTCGCCTCACAGCGCACGCTCGACCCCTGCATCCGTTGGGCGACCAACCTGGCCCAGGGCAACCTGCCGCAATACGTCGCCAACAACTGCGCCGCCGCGGGCATTCCGGGCACCCATTCGGGTGCCGGCTCGTCGGCCACCATTACGGCGGGCGGCGGCAAGGGCGCTCTCGAGGCCGAAACCTCGAAGGCGGTCACCTATGGCGTGATCTGGACCCCCAGCTTCGCCAACCTGAACGTGGCGGTCGACTACTTCGAAATCGAGGTCAATGACGAGATCACCCAGCTCGGTGCCGCGCGCATCGTGTCGGGCTGCTATCGTTCGCTGTCCTTCCCGAACGATCCGCTGTGCAAGCTGTTCACCCGCACGCCGGGCTCCAACCTGATCAACAAGGTCACCAACAACTATCTGAACATCGCCGAGCAGGCCAACCGCGGCATCGACCTGACCGTTCGCTACGGCCAGGACCTGCCCTGGGACACCAGGCTGACGGTCGACCTCCAGTCGACCTGGCAGCTTGAGGACACCACGGCCCTGTTCGCCGGCACGACGATCGACAAGAACGGTTTTGTCGGCGATCCGGACTGGACCGGCCAGCTGAACTTCCGCCTCGTCAAGGGCGATTGGACGGGCTTCTGGGGCGTCGACATGGTCGGCAAGGCGTCTGACGCCGAGGACTATGCCGACAAGAACGCGGCGGGGACCACCTTCTACAAGATCCACACCGAGTTCACGGCCTATCACAGCCTCTCGCTGCAGAAGAAGTTCGACGACTGGTCGGTCCTCGGCGGCGTGGCCAATGTGTTCAATGAAGCGCCCCCGGCGGTGTCGCGCGGCCAGGGCAACTACAGCACGGTCGGCACCTCGGTTCTGGCCTCGCAGTACGACTACTATGGTCGCCGCGTGTTCCTGAATATCACGGCGCGCTTCTAG
- a CDS encoding YbjQ family protein, whose protein sequence is MLISTTPFIEGRPVQDYKGAIYAQSILGANVVLDLMAAIRDFIGGHSKSYERVLGRARDDALKNLIKEAEKLGANAIVAVDLDYNTVGPNGSMMMVSVSGTAVVI, encoded by the coding sequence ATGCTGATCTCGACCACGCCCTTCATCGAAGGCCGGCCGGTTCAGGACTACAAGGGGGCGATCTACGCCCAGTCGATCCTGGGCGCGAATGTGGTGCTGGACCTGATGGCCGCCATCCGCGACTTCATCGGCGGCCACTCGAAGTCCTATGAACGGGTCCTGGGGCGGGCGCGTGATGACGCCCTGAAGAACCTGATCAAGGAAGCCGAGAAACTGGGCGCCAATGCGATCGTGGCCGTCGACCTCGACTACAACACCGTCGGCCCCAATGGCTCGATGATGATGGTCTCGGTCTCCGGAACGGCCGTGGTGATCTAA
- a CDS encoding DUF4112 domain-containing protein: MVIFAKSHLDLHNIRNNVERVKKLSDNVVGVGPLGVGLDGLLTWIPGAGELYSLGAGGLIIMDAVRARAAPMIVIQIVAIILIDTVAGSLPVAGKVADVLFTGHKWSADMLINHMDDTIYFEGSRKEVQGTAEYRDLLARIQAGKEKRRVVFLG, translated from the coding sequence CTGGTGATCTTCGCCAAGTCGCACCTCGACCTGCACAACATCCGGAACAATGTGGAACGGGTTAAGAAGCTGTCGGACAATGTCGTGGGTGTCGGCCCGCTCGGCGTCGGCCTCGACGGCCTGCTGACCTGGATTCCGGGCGCTGGCGAGCTCTACAGCCTCGGGGCCGGCGGCCTGATCATCATGGACGCCGTACGGGCCCGCGCCGCGCCGATGATCGTCATCCAGATCGTCGCCATCATCCTGATCGACACCGTGGCCGGCTCCCTGCCGGTCGCCGGCAAGGTCGCCGACGTGCTGTTCACCGGCCACAAGTGGTCGGCCGACATGTTGATCAACCATATGGACGACACCATCTATTTCGAGGGCAGCCGCAAGGAGGTCCAGGGTACGGCGGAGTATCGCGATCTTTTGGCCCGGATTCAGGCGGGCAAGGAAAAGCGCCGGGTCGTTTTCCTGGGCTGA
- a CDS encoding DUF4112 domain-containing protein — protein sequence MTDEAAPFADTRRARAHRAWRSAETIKGLSDRLIGLGPFGLGLDGVLSWVPVVGPLYSMGAGGLLLIHGLSAGASFVTLARMLAYVAMDTATDAVPIAGSVVDMMFPGHLMAAKALQKDIEARHGLPDDVALKRAPKKRAKAGKR from the coding sequence ATGACCGATGAAGCCGCCCCCTTCGCCGACACGCGCCGGGCTCGCGCGCATCGCGCCTGGCGGTCTGCTGAGACCATCAAGGGTCTGTCTGACCGCCTGATCGGTCTCGGTCCCTTCGGCCTGGGTCTGGATGGCGTCCTGTCGTGGGTTCCAGTGGTTGGGCCGCTCTACAGTATGGGTGCCGGCGGGCTGCTGCTGATCCACGGCCTGTCGGCCGGAGCCTCGTTCGTGACCCTCGCGCGGATGCTGGCCTATGTGGCGATGGATACCGCCACCGACGCCGTGCCGATCGCCGGCTCGGTGGTGGACATGATGTTCCCCGGCCACCTGATGGCCGCCAAGGCGCTGCAGAAGGACATCGAGGCCCGGCATGGCCTCCCCGATGACGTGGCGCTGAAGCGTGCACCCAAGAAGCGGGCCAAGGCCGGCAAGCGCTGA
- a CDS encoding Uma2 family endonuclease, giving the protein MNALSRALETSQQYRFTLDDVLRMQAAGILAEGARVELVDGALVEMASEGAPHTWAKMQIAKRLMLLAGDAVQVIVDSTLRLSPTNAPDPDLYLYDARLPLTSVGGANVGLVIEVAQSTVKYDLAFKAELYAQHGVRDYWVVDVNAATIIVHRTLDGGLYRDVTQYAAREAVTSLVFPNLTLCLADLPAIR; this is encoded by the coding sequence ATGAACGCCCTCTCCCGAGCGCTGGAGACCTCGCAGCAGTATCGCTTCACGCTGGACGATGTCCTGCGCATGCAGGCAGCCGGGATTCTCGCTGAAGGCGCTCGCGTCGAACTGGTTGATGGAGCGCTGGTTGAGATGGCCTCGGAAGGCGCGCCGCATACCTGGGCGAAGATGCAGATCGCCAAGCGCTTGATGCTATTGGCCGGCGATGCCGTGCAGGTGATCGTCGACTCCACACTGCGGCTTTCTCCGACGAACGCGCCCGATCCCGATCTCTATCTCTACGACGCCAGGCTTCCCCTGACCTCCGTCGGCGGGGCCAATGTTGGCCTTGTGATCGAAGTCGCGCAGTCAACGGTCAAGTATGACCTGGCCTTCAAGGCCGAGCTCTACGCCCAGCATGGGGTGCGCGACTATTGGGTGGTTGACGTCAACGCCGCCACGATCATCGTGCATCGCACCCTTGATGGCGGGCTCTATCGCGACGTCACACAGTACGCGGCGCGCGAAGCTGTGACCTCACTGGTCTTTCCGAACCTGACGCTCTGCCTGGCCGATCTGCCCGCAATCCGCTGA